CGTGTTAAGCTTTATTGTgaaaattcattcaaaattttttttttaagtaaattcaaATTCACggcttaattaaaaatattgtttatttttttactttcaagtattcttaaatgtgttttttttttgtttcttaagcGTTTGTTTTCTTaagtgtgttttttttgttgtaaatttcaatttgtttagcatctatttaaatataaaaaacaataactaatTTATTCTAATAACATAATTAGTTttttaagtgtatttttttCGAGTGTgcttaatattttaaacttgttACTATagtttgcattaaaaattaatgtttttaccatatttttattgctttaattattttttgctttcactcTTTTCCTTATTATTCAAGCTGTTAATTAATAACAACTTacaactatttttataaatttttcttcactATTATAGCAAACATCATTACCAcatagctatatgttatattacaatttatttcttagatattattatataatttaatgtaaaGAATACTCATTTTACCTTCCCTGCCTGCTGCTGAAAACACACTCTtcatgtttttcttttattttctccaacttgcagatgttcttcgaggaCAATATCGACAATGCTAAATATTGTGGCCATCTCTATGGACTCGGCACATCCTTCATCGTAAATGGCACGAATTTCCACGAGAACAAcggcgacaacaacaatgcaacgtGATTCGTTTTTATTGAACGCACGGCGAATACGGCGATTAACTAATTGTGGGGAGTTGGAAATGTCGCGCAGTTCTGAAGATGatactttttgtatttgtgggggaaaaattttcaaaaaacaacaacaacagcaacaaaaaactgACTGTTTAGGAAAGTAAAGACGTTGCAGCAAATGGgttaattttaagcagaaacaAACGCAAATGGCATAAGAACAATTTGTAAACAAGGAGGGCGAACCAACAAGCAAACACATGCAGATGTATAAGCGcagttaaaattaataatttttcaaaactaaacaTGCAAGAGAAACACATACCGCAAAACTTTTcatgcaaaataatattaaaaaagtagaaaCGCAAACACTTgacagcaaaaatataaataaaaatcttagaaaatagcaattatttatttaaaaacatatctaTGTGCTAACTACTGTTAATATTTATACGaaattggcaatttttagtacaCACACAACAcaatcacatacacacacatacactataTTATGTAATACGTAATTAAATGTGCAACAATAGTAAacgtaataatattttttaacgcaaaCCGCTACAATTTCTATCATTATTAACTAAAAagaatacaacaataacaattgcaaTCGTTAATTATTATATCTGATTGATTGTTTTGctgataaataattaaagatatataaatatatatgtataaatattatatgtgtatgtaagttaGAAATTTTAAGCTACACTTAAACTTAAAACTCTAATTGTATGTTAacataatttaaacaaatgaaagttaaagaaaaaaccaaaCGTACGTAGCAATATATATACTCCACTGTAAACGTTGTGTCGTCCCTTCCTtgtaagtgaaaataaaaaaaaacaaaaattaattaaaatttaacactTGTATTGTagtagaaaaaataacaattatacaacataaaaaaaaaaacaatggaaGAAACCGCTAGTTTTAataagcagaaaaaataaagatcaaaaaaaaattaatgattgtaGTATTTCACTTTATACACATTACAAGCTaagaaaaaatatgacaaaCATTAGGCTTAAATCTAAACTTGTAGCACGTAActgtatatacacaaaaatacgCGTGTTGCGCTCAGGAATGCTTCGCACTTTTGCAAACAATTAAGGCACTTTTAGCACACACGGCTTGACGGTACACTAGCGCCTCCACACAGCGCTTTcacaaatcattttaaattttttgttttgcttgcttCACTTATTATTGTACATTGATGCAATGGCAGGGTCCTCAGTCTCATATATGATTAGCACATCACGAAATTTATCCAATAACTGTAAAAGTTCAGCTGGACGTAAGCTTTGAAAGTACATAATCTCTTCGAGGTGATGTTCACTCTTAAAATAACCCGCCTGATAGAGTTTCACCAGCAACGAGAGATCATCGATGTTCGTTGAGGCGGGTATACGACGTATGGCTGCACGATCGGCATCATTGAAAACCGATAGTAGCTCTTTAATGCGTTCCTCATCTTCGATGGAGGCAATACTGTCACAATTCTCTGTGCTTATGGAGGCAGTCATGCTGTgcgtatatgtaaataaatatattatgtgaaatattaaaaaaagaaaataaaaatataaaaataaaataaaaatataataataaaaaaaaaataaaaaaataaaaatacaaaataaaaataaaaaaaattaaatataaaaataaaataaaaaaaataaaattaaattaaaaaagtaaaaatcagCACGATACTCACCTATAATTTGACTTGTGACTAGAGGATGGTTGTGCGACAATATTATCGGATGCTGTTGAACAGCCGCCCGAGTAGCGATCTTCGGTAATCGAGCGATGACTAGTATGCGGCACTGGCAGTGGTTGGCTGGCGCAGGAGAGCAAGGAGCCGGCATTGCTGtgttaaatattacaaaattagtaaataatatGAACATTTTACTGATGTAACACTTACAGCTCGTCGTCGCTCACATTCATGCTACGACTCAATGGTGATATCAACAGTTCACCCGTAGCGCCCACACCAATTGAACTGTGCGTGGTGGTGCCCTCTTGTAAATCCATTAGCGATGACTTGTGTTCATTAACGCCATCACTACAGGCCGAATAATCGCTGCCCGCCACGTTCATAGTACTCACGCCGCCATAGAAATCGTCTAAGTCACTCGGCataaattgtacatatgtatgcagctgCATTAGTAAGTGATGTTGCAACATCCAGACCACCATTTGTGCGAGCATACCCTGACGCGCAGACTGCTGCAGTGGTGTGGTGAGGTGACCAATGGATGTAGGCAACGAAAAGTGTGCGATAGCATCGAAGAGTGACATGCCAGCAAAACGCGCTGAGAATTTCTCGACCAAATGCGATTTTGTATGTAGTGGCGCATCGGGCGCAATAACATAAACATTTGTTTCGCAAAGCGGATAGATAATGGTGGCTTTACCCCAATAAACCAAATGTGAAACCATTTTGTAAACATGCTCAATACTCATGTCCGCTTCAGAGGCAAGCATTTGTAAACTCATTAGCGGTGTGTAGATCTCTACAAGTTGTAGCAGCATGCGCGCAGCACGCGGTGGCACACAGTCGAGCAGTTCTGCATAGTCCACTAGCAACATGCCGTGGTAGGGTTTTAACGAACTCAAACAACGATCTATAACCTCAGGATCTACCATGCTACCTTTTTTGTGCAGCTGATGCGCTTTTTGCGGCAAACAAAAACTTACTGTTAAGTATTGATTTAACGTTGTATTCAGTAAGCCGGTAGTGCATAGATCATGATAGATTGATTTGAGCGCTTGCGCCAAAGTACAACGTTCCGTGATGGCGTCAAATGTGCGCTCCAAAGGTTGCTGCTGTGAGGAGAGTTCATCATGTGTTCGTGCCATAAGCATTGTCTCCTCGGTGCAGTAACTGGCACGTTGTTCTTCGAAACGTAGCGCTAAACCGAGTCGCTTGCTTAGTTCGTAATAGCATTTCACTATGGAATAACTGGCCTGCGCATGCAAGGCGAACACAATATTTATAAGCATTTGTTGTGGTTGAGACTTTGGCTGTGGCAATGATGATGCTGTTGCAGTACCGATAGTAGCGCTTGTAGTCGTCGTTGGCGCTGCAAGTGGTAAAGATGTGTTGGAGGTATTTGAGGCATTACTTGTATTGCCCGCACTGTTGCGATGTTCATTGCGCGGTATTAATGTTGGATGTGACACGAAACGCACATCATTCacttttaattctagttttTGATTGCACAATTGCTGTTTTACCGCAAATAGCGTTGAGAGCACTTCATCGGTAAAGCCTTCCAATTGACCTTTGGGCACTGTATTGCAGCAACTATTGTAAACACCAAACACATTAGCAGGTGCAGTATTTGGTGGTGGCGCCGTTTGCAATAGTTCATCGCTGCTACTAATGGCGTATGGATTGCGTTTTCTACTGGTATCGGAAGAAACTTGTGACACCAGCGATGTCGTTGAACTGCTC
This genomic stretch from Bactrocera dorsalis isolate Fly_Bdor chromosome 5, ASM2337382v1, whole genome shotgun sequence harbors:
- the LOC105224001 gene encoding GATOR complex protein NPRL3 — translated: MEVNPIAVLLVYMDSKGDRLLFRYPYENVYKDKTPLHSMPLAASAPVLNNPPLVDVAMSSSTTSLVSQVSSDTSRKRNPYAISSSDELLQTAPPPNTAPANVFGVYNSCCNTVPKGQLEGFTDEVLSTLFAVKQQLCNQKLELKVNDVRFVSHPTLIPRNEHRNSAGNTSNASNTSNTSLPLAAPTTTTSATIGTATASSLPQPKSQPQQMLINIVFALHAQASYSIVKCYYELSKRLGLALRFEEQRASYCTEETMLMARTHDELSSQQQPLERTFDAITERCTLAQALKSIYHDLCTTGLLNTTLNQYLTVSFCLPQKAHQLHKKGSMVDPEVIDRCLSSLKPYHGMLLVDYAELLDCVPPRAARMLLQLVEIYTPLMSLQMLASEADMSIEHVYKMVSHLVYWGKATIIYPLCETNVYVIAPDAPLHTKSHLVEKFSARFAGMSLFDAIAHFSLPTSIGHLTTPLQQSARQGMLAQMVVWMLQHHLLMQLHTYVQFMPSDLDDFYGGVSTMNVAGSDYSACSDGVNEHKSSLMDLQEGTTTHSSIGVGATGELLISPLSRSMNVSDDELNAGSLLSCASQPLPVPHTSHRSITEDRYSGGCSTASDNIVAQPSSSHKSNYSMTASISTENCDSIASIEDEERIKELLSVFNDADRAAIRRIPASTNIDDLSLLVKLYQAGYFKSEHHLEEIMYFQSLRPAELLQLLDKFRDVLIIYETEDPAIASMYNNK